A section of the Serratia liquefaciens ATCC 27592 genome encodes:
- a CDS encoding hydrolase → MSKFQLLDKDNSALIFIDHQPQMSFGVANIDRQQLKNNVVGLAKAGKIFNVPTLFTSVETESFSGYIWPELLAVHPEITPIERTSMNSWEDAAFVKAVEATGRKKLVISALWTEVCLTFPALMALEAGYEVYVVTDTSGGTSVDAHERSIDRMVQAGAIPVTWQQVLLEYQRDWARKETYDAVMELVREHSGAYGMGVDYAYTMVHHAPARVAK, encoded by the coding sequence ATGTCTAAGTTTCAATTACTTGATAAAGATAATTCTGCACTGATTTTCATTGACCACCAGCCGCAAATGTCTTTTGGCGTGGCCAATATTGATCGCCAGCAGCTGAAAAACAACGTGGTCGGTCTGGCGAAAGCCGGCAAGATTTTTAATGTTCCCACCCTTTTCACCTCGGTTGAAACCGAAAGTTTCAGCGGCTATATCTGGCCAGAACTGTTGGCGGTTCACCCTGAAATCACCCCGATTGAACGCACTTCGATGAACTCCTGGGAAGACGCAGCCTTCGTAAAGGCCGTTGAAGCCACCGGTCGCAAAAAGCTGGTGATTTCCGCGCTGTGGACCGAAGTCTGTCTGACTTTCCCGGCGCTGATGGCGCTCGAGGCAGGCTATGAAGTTTACGTGGTCACCGACACTTCCGGTGGTACCTCGGTGGATGCGCATGAGCGTTCCATCGACCGTATGGTGCAGGCCGGTGCCATCCCGGTAACCTGGCAGCAGGTGCTATTGGAGTATCAACGCGACTGGGCGCGCAAAGAGACTTACGACGCAGTTATGGAACTGGTGCGCGAACACAGCGGTGCTTACGGCATGGGCGTTGACTACGCTTACACCATGGTGCATCACGCCCCGGCGCGGGTGGCGAAATAA
- a CDS encoding LysR family transcriptional regulator, which yields MRLNLEALLILDALDRHGSFAAAAAVLFKTPSALSYMVQKLEGDLDITLLDRSGHRAKFTDTGKLMLEKGRVLLRAAQDLEQQARYVENGWESEITLGIDASFPFERLLPLMEEFYQQNHHTRLRVSHEVLAGSWESLVYGCADIIIGAICEPPSRVGYAFSQLGRLDYVFAVAPQHPLATMAEPLPKAEIRQHRAVVVRDTSRVNAPQNLNILEEQDTLTVFGFDAKLRAQLSGLGCGYLPRYRAEPYLKSGELVAKNVESERCSDVAYFGWRENNAGLASKWWRERLQQCADAGSLYPAS from the coding sequence ATGAGGTTAAACCTGGAGGCGTTATTGATTTTGGATGCGCTCGATCGGCATGGGTCATTTGCGGCCGCCGCCGCCGTGCTGTTTAAAACACCTTCGGCGTTGAGCTATATGGTGCAAAAACTGGAGGGCGATCTCGACATCACCTTGCTCGATCGCTCAGGCCACCGCGCCAAATTCACCGATACCGGCAAGTTGATGTTGGAAAAGGGCCGGGTGCTATTGCGCGCCGCGCAGGATTTGGAGCAGCAGGCTCGCTATGTGGAAAACGGCTGGGAAAGCGAGATCACTCTCGGTATCGATGCCTCGTTTCCTTTTGAGCGCCTGTTGCCGCTGATGGAAGAATTTTATCAGCAGAATCACCATACCCGGCTGCGCGTTAGTCACGAGGTGTTGGCGGGATCCTGGGAGTCGCTGGTTTATGGTTGTGCGGATATTATTATTGGCGCGATTTGTGAACCCCCATCGCGGGTAGGCTATGCTTTTAGTCAGTTGGGTCGGTTGGACTACGTATTTGCCGTCGCGCCGCAACACCCGCTGGCGACAATGGCGGAGCCTTTGCCGAAGGCAGAGATCCGTCAGCACCGTGCGGTGGTGGTGCGTGATACCTCAAGGGTGAACGCACCGCAGAACCTGAATATTCTCGAGGAGCAGGACACCTTGACGGTATTCGGTTTCGACGCCAAGTTGCGGGCGCAGCTCAGCGGTCTCGGCTGTGGTTATTTGCCGCGTTATCGGGCTGAACCTTACCTGAAAAGTGGCGAGTTGGTCGCGAAAAACGTCGAATCTGAGCGCTGCAGCGACGTCGCTTATTTTGGCTGGCGTGAGAATAACGCCGGTTTGGCGTCCAAGTGGTGGCGTGAACGCTTGCAGCAGTGTGCCGATGCCGGGAGCCTGTACCCGGCATCTTGA